A single window of Leishmania infantum JPCM5 genome chromosome 35 DNA harbors:
- a CDS encoding putative 60S ribosomal subunit protein L31, whose protein sequence is MRTPLALACSNTCAHTHTPSFSAHARNHFFYPAALAVCDSIMTRAGMKGKVLGKEKKAAIIDARKKDAESRKNRDDKRWKRVLANMDEEKRKKFHGVGNTAKNSRVRGATRASLRKRTGRKPDAVSMEATIHLSKLLKKKTFSKRAPLAIKRIKAFVGRLMKTKDNRIDASLNTYIWHKGVKGVPGRVRVLIQRKSETTEGNKHKHFYTVISNVPVASFKGLTTKTVEQ, encoded by the coding sequence ATGCGCACGCCTTTGGCGTTGGCGTGCTCAAACACgtgcgcacatacacatacacccTCTTTTTCCGCACATGCACGAAACCACTTTTTTTACCCAGCAGCATTGGCTGTGTGTGATTCAATCATGACGCGCGCTGGCATGAAGGGCAAGGTGCTCGGCAAGGAGAAGAAGGCTGCCATCATCGATGCCCGCAAGAAGGACGCGGAGAGTCGCAAGAACCGCGATGACAAGCGCTGGAAGCGCGTGCTCGCGAACATggacgaggagaagcgcaagAAGTTCCACGGCGTCGGCAACACGGCGAAGAactcgcgcgtgcgcggtgcgACCCGCGCGTCTCTGCGCAAGCGCACTGGCCGCAAGCCGGACGCTGTGAGCATGGAGGCGACGATCCACCTGTCGAAGCTGCTGAAGAAGAAGACCTTCTCGAAGCGCGCTCCGCTGGCGATCAAGCGCATCAAGGCGTTTGTGGGTCGTCTGATGAAGACGAAGGACAACCGCATTGACGCGTCGCTGAACACGTACATCTGGCACAAGGGCGTGAAGGGCGTCCCtggccgcgtgcgcgtgctgatCCAGCGCAAGTCGGAGACGACAGAGGGCAACAAGCACAAGCACTTCTACACGGTTATCTCCAACGTGCCGGTTGCGTCCTTCAAGGGCCTGACCACGAAGACGGTGGAGCAGTAA